The genomic interval GCCATGTGATAGGTTGTCCATGCTCTCTTCCTTCTGGTGCGCGGTCCTGCAAGGCCGCAATCAACTGTTCGAGACGATGAAGAGAGGCGGTGCCGACAGGCTAAGAAGCGTGGTCATGCCACAAGGGTCAGACGTCGCGCACCACCCCGTCACTGACCCTGGCCGGGGTCCGTGACGGGGCAAGTTTAGCAGAGCGCAGATACAGAAGGGTCAGGACTCATAGCCAGAACATGACGATGGCCGCGAGGGCGCATGCCGAGAGAAAGACTTTCGGGCACCTGTCGTAGCGGGTTGCGATGCGCCGCCAGTCCTTCAAGCGGGCGAAACTATTCTCGATCTTGTGGCGTTTGCGGTAGCGTTCGTGGTCGTGCGGGATCGGAATCCTGCGTCCTTTACGCGAAGGGATACAGGGCGTGATCCCCTTGTTCTCAAGGGCTTGGCGATACCAGTCGGCGTCGTAGCCGCGATCTGCCAGCAGGTGTTTCGCGGGCGGCAGACCATCCAGCAACGCCCGCGCGCCGATATAGTCGCTGCGCTGGCCCGCAGTCAGGAACATCCGCAACGGACGGCCCAGAGCGTCAGTGACGGTGTGGAGTTTGGAGTTCAAGCCGCCTTTCGTGCGCCCGATGAGACGGCCCTTGCCCCCTTTTTCAGCCCCAGGCTGGAAGCGGTGCGGTGCGTCTTCAGATGGGTCGCGTCGATCATCAGCGTATCGGTCGAGCCACCCCGGTCGGCCAGTTCGAGCAGCATCGCGGTACGCCTCGACACCATGGAGAAAGCCAATGACGTTCAGAGAAGGATGCTGGAGGCGGCGGCTCCGCGGTGAGTGGTTTCCGGGGACGCGCCTGACGCTACGTGCGCTTGCGTCGGAACTGGGCACCAGCGTGCAGCCGGTCCGGGATGCGATCGGCAAGCTGACGGTCGAGCGTGTCTTGGTATTGCGGCCGAATTACAGCGTCCAGATTCCGAACATCGACCGGGAGCTCATGGACGAGATTTTCGCGATTCGAAACCTTCTGGAGGCAGAGGCGGCGCGCAGATGTGTGTCGGTGATGACCGATGCTGACATCGACGATCTTGAGGAGGCAATCCTTGCAACGCGCCGCGTCTATTGGGTCGAATCAGAGATCCCGAGCCGTGTCACGACGATCCAGGGGGTATCTCGTATCCTGGCCGAGCGCTGCGGGTCCGAGGCGCTATGCGAGCAGCTTATCAATCTCCGAGCCCGGACTGCGCCCTATTACGCCGCTGCGTTGGCGCGGAGTGATGATGGCGAAGATGCCGAATTCGTCACCTTCACCATTCGCATTCAGGATGAATTCGTGACCGCCCTGCGAAGGCGGGACGAGGTCGCGGCGGCGGAAATCAGAAAGGTCGATCTCTATACATTTCAGCACTATATCTATCGCCTTTTGGATGTTGAATAGGCGGTCCCTTTGGACGCCTTCCTGGGGCTAGTCTTGTCCCTGTTCTGCGGACGAGTCTGGTCCGGCATTGCGTTCACTCATTTCTTTTCGATCGCGATCTGATTCAGAATATCGTTGTACGAGGCGTAGTCAGGTTGGCCTCTGCCGTGTTTGTTGTGCCTCGCGTCGAAGCGACTGCACTGCATATCAACCAGTCCACTGAGGCAGGTCCGGGAAGTCCACACAGACCGCCGCGATGCGGTAGTGGCGACCCATGCCATCTGGCTGTCCACCTGCTCAGCCATCGAAACGTCTCCTTGATTTTGCAAGGGGGGCAAGAAATCACCTGGCGGTTGGGTCGGGCAGTTGGTCGACGGGCAGGCACGCCGCCAGGACCATTTCCTGCACTGCCGCAATGTACTCTTCGACCGACACCTTCCGGCGGCGGTATTTGGCGCGCTTGACATACCAGTCCTGCAGCAGCGGCTTGATCATCGTCGGCAGCAGGGGTGTCACGCCGGGGCGAAAGCGCCCCTGTGCGCTGGCGCGGACGGTGACTTCGGCGAACAGCGATTCGGTCAGTTCCTCGCTATCGACAGCCCTGCTGCGTTCTTTGGCGGGAAAGTTCTTGGCCTCCATAAAGGCAAAGCTGAACCATGACTGCATATCCTCGGTCAGGCGGATATGTGCCTCGATCAGCCATTTCAGATGTTCGATCGGATCGCTGACGACTTCGGCCGGCGGATTGGCCAGCGCAACTTCGACGGCATCGGTGACTTCGGTCAGGATCATGTTCAAGAGCGTCGTCTTGCTGTCGAAATAGGCGTAAAGCCCGCCCATCGATACACCCGATTCTTTTGACAGATCGCGCAGGGACATGGCCTGAAATCCCTTGCTGTTCGACAGCTTCAGTGCTGCTGCGATGATGACTTTCAGCTTTTTTAACGCAACATCAGGCTTCTGGACCGAGATAACATCGGCATGTCGCTCCAGCATCGAACGGCACAGGTCATCGGCGGTATGTCCCTTCGATTCGAACATTTTCTTTGCCTCTTTCTCTTCAGCGGCTGTCGTGACGATCAGACCGGCCCGGATGCTCTGGCGCAGCACCTCGAGTCTGCGCTGCAATTTATAGAACGAACGCTCGCTTGACAACTTGATCGGGCTTCTTGCATAAAAAATGAGCGAGCGCTCGATAGGAGGATTGATGCTGTGACCGAAATTGAACATGAAGCACATCCATGGCCCGGCATTTCGGGCAGCAGGGCGTTGGTCACTGGGGCTTCTTCCGGCCTTGGGGCGCATTTCGCGCAGCTACTGGCGGCGCAGGGGGTGCATGTCTTCGCCGCCGCTCGCCGGACCGACCGGGTTCAGGCGCTGTGCGACGGGATTCGCGATCAGGGATTTCAGGCGACACCGCTGGAACTGGATGTCAGCTCTGCACGGGCGGTCGAGGAGGCGCTGCAAGGGCAGGTCTTTGATCTGGTCGTCAACAATGCCGGCGTATCGCATAGTTGCGCGGCGCTGGATCTGGATGCCGATACACTGGATCGGGTGATCGACACAAATGTCAAAGGCGTTTTCCATGTCGCCCGCGCCACGGCGTCGGCTATGCGCGATGCAGGGCAGGGCGGTTCGATTGTCAATATCGCCTCGATCCTTGGCTCGCGCGTGTCGGGCCATGTGGCGGCTTATGCGGCGTCCAAGGGTGCGGTGCTGCAACTGACCCGCGCATTGGCGCTGGAATGGGCGCGGCACGGCATTCGCGTGAACGCCCTGAGCCCCGGCTATATCGAAACCGAAATCAACCGCGATTTCTTTGCCACCGAACAGGGTCAAGCGCTGATCCGCCGGGTCCCGCAGCGCCGCCTTGGCCAGCCGCAGGATCTGGATGGCGCGCTGATGCTGCTTCTGTCCGATCTGGGCCGCTTCATCACCGGCGCCGACATCGCCGTCGATGGCGGTCATCTTGTTTCATCGCTGTAGGAGGCGACCATGGATTTCACCATTTCCTCCGAGATCGAGGATTACCGCGCCCGCATCGCCGATTTCGTCGAGACCCGCATCCTGCCGGTCGAGGCAGATCGCAGCCAATGGGACGAGCATGGCAATATCGGTCGTCCGGCGCTGGAGGATCTGCGTGCGCAGGCGCGTGATCAGGGCCTGTGGTGCCTGCAGCTGGCCAGGGAAACCGGCGGGCAGGGGCTGGGCAAGATCGGGATGGCGGTCTGTTACGAGGAAATGAACCGTTCGATCTTTGGGCCGGTCGTGTTCAACTCGGCCGCGCCGGATGATGGCAATATGATGGTTCTGGAACAGGCCGCGACTAAGGCGCAGAAGGAACGCTGGTTGGCGCCGATTGTGTCGGGTGAGGTCAGTTCTGCCTTTGCCATGACCGAACCTGCGCCGGGCGGCGGATCCGACCCGGGCATGATGCAAACGCGCGCCGAAAAGCGCGGAGACACATATGTCATCACCGGCCGGAAATGGTTCATCACCGGGGCCGAGGATGCCAGCCATTTCATCGTCATGGCCCGCACTTCGGACGATCCGCGAAAAGGCCTGACCGCGTTCCTTCATCACCGGGACGAGCCCGGCTGGCGCATCGAGCGTCGCATCCCGATCATGGGCCCCGAGGAACATGGCGGTCATTGCGAGATCACCTATGACGGCATGGAACTGCCAGCCGACCGTATCCTGCTGGGCGAGGGGCAGGGGCTGAAACTGACGCAGATGCGGCTTGGCCCGGCGCGGCTGACCCATTGCATGCGTTGGCTGGGTCTGGCCAAGCGCTGCACCGAGATCGCGCGCGACTATGCCGAGAATCGCATGGGCTTTGGCATCCGCCTGGCAGACCGCGAAAGCACCCAGATCAAGATGGGCGATCTGGCCATGGGGATCGAGATCGGTCGCCTGCTGGTCATGAAAGCCGCCTGGACGCTGGATCAGGGCGATTTCGCGCGCAAGGAGGTCTCGATGGCCAAGATCCATGTGGCAAACCTGCTGCACAAGGCCGCCGATACCGCGATCCAGATCAATGGCGCGCGCGGCTATTCCACCGACACTGTGCTGGAATGGATCTATCGCTATGCCCGCCAGGCACGGCTGGTCGATGGCGCGGATGAGGTGCACCAGATGGTGCTGAGTCGCCAGCTTTCCGACGCGCCGGACGGTTTCTGGCGCTGGCCCGTCGCGCAGCACTGATCCCCGCCGCTGAACAATCGTCACGGGGGAGGAGGCTCCGATGTTCGAACAGCCATATCTGGCGCCCTGCGCCACGAATTACGAAGCATTGTCGCCGCTGAATTTCCTGCGGCGCGCGGAACAGGCCTATGCCGACCAAACCGCCGTCATCTGGCGTGATCGGGACCTCAGCTATGCCGAATTTGGCGCGCTGGTACGCCGCATGGCCCATTGGTTGCGGGCAAGGGGCGTCGGCCCGGGCGATGTCGTCTCGCTGATCCTGCCCAACCGGCCCGAATTGCTGGCAGCGCATTATGCGGTGCCGGGCATTGGCGCGGTTTTGAACACGGTGAACACGCGGTTGGAGGCCGAGGAGATCAGCTATATCCTCGACCACGCGCAAAGCCGGTTGCTGATCGGTGATGCCGATACGCTGGCCGCTTTGGGCGACGCCCCCGTTCCGGTCTTTCAACTCTGCGGCAATCCCGGCGCGGGCGACGGGCTGGACTTTCTCGCGGCCGATTTGCCCGGGGCCACGCTTGCCGCCGGACCAGCGGCGGAAACAGATGCCATCGCGCTGAACTATACTTCAGGCACGACGGGAAGGCCGAAGGGCGTCGTCTACACCCATCGGGGCGCTTATCTGAATGCCCTGGGCAAT from Paracoccus fistulariae carries:
- a CDS encoding TetR/AcrR family transcriptional regulator, with protein sequence MFNFGHSINPPIERSLIFYARSPIKLSSERSFYKLQRRLEVLRQSIRAGLIVTTAAEEKEAKKMFESKGHTADDLCRSMLERHADVISVQKPDVALKKLKVIIAAALKLSNSKGFQAMSLRDLSKESGVSMGGLYAYFDSKTTLLNMILTEVTDAVEVALANPPAEVVSDPIEHLKWLIEAHIRLTEDMQSWFSFAFMEAKNFPAKERSRAVDSEELTESLFAEVTVRASAQGRFRPGVTPLLPTMIKPLLQDWYVKRAKYRRRKVSVEEYIAAVQEMVLAACLPVDQLPDPTAR
- a CDS encoding GntR family transcriptional regulator, with product MTFREGCWRRRLRGEWFPGTRLTLRALASELGTSVQPVRDAIGKLTVERVLVLRPNYSVQIPNIDRELMDEIFAIRNLLEAEAARRCVSVMTDADIDDLEEAILATRRVYWVESEIPSRVTTIQGVSRILAERCGSEALCEQLINLRARTAPYYAAALARSDDGEDAEFVTFTIRIQDEFVTALRRRDEVAAAEIRKVDLYTFQHYIYRLLDVE
- a CDS encoding SDR family NAD(P)-dependent oxidoreductase; this encodes MTEIEHEAHPWPGISGSRALVTGASSGLGAHFAQLLAAQGVHVFAAARRTDRVQALCDGIRDQGFQATPLELDVSSARAVEEALQGQVFDLVVNNAGVSHSCAALDLDADTLDRVIDTNVKGVFHVARATASAMRDAGQGGSIVNIASILGSRVSGHVAAYAASKGAVLQLTRALALEWARHGIRVNALSPGYIETEINRDFFATEQGQALIRRVPQRRLGQPQDLDGALMLLLSDLGRFITGADIAVDGGHLVSSL
- a CDS encoding acyl-CoA dehydrogenase family protein; the encoded protein is MDFTISSEIEDYRARIADFVETRILPVEADRSQWDEHGNIGRPALEDLRAQARDQGLWCLQLARETGGQGLGKIGMAVCYEEMNRSIFGPVVFNSAAPDDGNMMVLEQAATKAQKERWLAPIVSGEVSSAFAMTEPAPGGGSDPGMMQTRAEKRGDTYVITGRKWFITGAEDASHFIVMARTSDDPRKGLTAFLHHRDEPGWRIERRIPIMGPEEHGGHCEITYDGMELPADRILLGEGQGLKLTQMRLGPARLTHCMRWLGLAKRCTEIARDYAENRMGFGIRLADRESTQIKMGDLAMGIEIGRLLVMKAAWTLDQGDFARKEVSMAKIHVANLLHKAADTAIQINGARGYSTDTVLEWIYRYARQARLVDGADEVHQMVLSRQLSDAPDGFWRWPVAQH